The following nucleotide sequence is from Rattus norvegicus strain BN/NHsdMcwi chromosome 13, GRCr8, whole genome shotgun sequence.
CCAGTCCAACATTTTGGTCATAGACTCTGTCCCATGCTCCAATCACCATGGAGGTTAAATGGTTTTGCCTCATAACAGGCTTGAGGTCCATGGAGTAAAGGACTATGGACTGAAGCCATGAGCCAAACAAAATATTTCCTATAGTTACATTGTGTCTGTTGGGTATTTTGCACAGTGAACTTAATATTTAACACAAacattgtcttattttttttaaatgtagcacatttttatAGTTGCTTTTCATGTCAATTTGCCACAGGTTAGCATTACCTAAGTAGGGAGCCTTACAGAAGACTTTTCCTCTTAACAAGGAGGACTACCCCATTGTGAGGAGCACCATTTTGTTTGACTCTAGAGTTTTAAGAAGTGTTTTGTAGAAAGTTTTTCCTGTTGCTTTTTGGTCACTCCACTCTTGCCAGCAAGTTGCTTTGTTGTTACTTCTATAGCTAATTTCTTCATTGACAGTAGAAACAGTGTTTCTAAACTTTCATCCTACAAAAGGGACCAGCACTTTTCCAGAAACTTTTCAGGCCCAGGAGCAAGAATGAGTATACTGAGGCGTCCTGCCTTGTACTTTGAATAATCACCAGTCTGTGGCCCCCTAATAGTAACAGCTGTTCAAGAACTACTCTAGATGCTGCAACTCCCAGCCTAGAGGTCAGATTACTAGATGCTCAGGAGCTAAACTGACGCTGTGATTGTCACTTGGTAAattctgattgtgtgtgtgtgtgtgtgtgtgtgtgtgttaaataatACTAGTAAAATCAGACCAAAAATTCCATAAGCAGATTAGAAAGCATGTATCATCTTAATTCAGTATATAAAACAATTGTATTCTATGGAAAATACATGTTCcaataagaaatataaataaacctgAGAAAAATTCCGTTTTGCAATTGGTTcccatattttaaaaagcataaattATTAACTGCAATACCAATGACAGAATAGATAAATAAGATGTTATATCTCAATGTCATTCTAAGATAAGAATCGGAGCTattaggtagcaatgcatatcctagtaagagcaccagtggaaggggaagccctgggtcctgctaagactgaacccccaatgaactagactggtggggggagggcggcaatggggggagggttgggaggggaacacccataaggaaggggaggggggagggggatgtttgcccggataccgggaaagggaataacacttgaaatgtatataagaaatactcaagttaataaaaaaaatataaaaaaaaagaatcggaGCTATTGAGAGATACCTTATGAAATAAACTTAATTGTTAAGTTTTAACACTTTATTATGATAGATGTTAAATTTGTTATACACTTCTATGAAGACAAGAGCATTTATTAATTTGAAAGCATTTCATCTTTAATACAAACATTTATAGACTGCATAACACATTGCAATTAAACATTTTTgtaaaatagagtttatttattAGTATAACCTTACTGTATAATATAGTATTAGGCAAGAATTGAAAGAACGTAATGAGAGAACAGGGTTGGATGATGTCAATGTTGTCAAATTTGTGGATTTTACTTTTCACTATCTCTCTGTTTGGACTTCTACACCAACTTTAAAATTCCAAATGTGAGACATAAATGCTTGTGTGGAAGTATGCCATCGTCATCATCATTCAAGCACTGATTGGTGTTATTTTAATGTGGCTCAGTCACTTATTGAGATAGAAGGTGGCCCACTCTGCAGATATTGGAGATCATTAGCATGAGCATGCGGGTGTGAACAGGAGTGTTGCTCTCTCTAATGGGGAATTGTTCCTCAGGGTACATCTGACTGCAGAGTGAAGTCTCAGATACATACCTGGGTTAAGACAGTCCCATTTAATATGTAGAGAGAAATACATCTTTATAACACATCTTTTGGCTTGCTTAAAAATGGAAGTGACCAACAGCTAATCTGGAGTCAGAATGAGTATGCAACAATAAATATCCATCCTTCCCTGTTATAAAAGAGATGGGTCGTCTCTGTATGCCCCAATCCTTCATGATGTCAAATATCATCTGTATTTATATACTTATCTAAATACATTGTTTTTGCTTAGAAATATAATCCAAACTAGACGTGACATTACTGCAgagttttcattttactttaacaATTTACAAAGCTTCTTCTTACTGACATCTATTGTAgaaataaagatttttattatgaaTAATATAGAAGATATGATTTTCATCAAATATATGGGAAAATAGACGATGAATTATTTTAGTATAATATAAAGGTTCTTACATTTAAAATACTTCTGCCTGGtgtattttaaaagtgaaatcaTTTCGTACTATACACATGCTATATTTTTAGAAGCAGATGTACACATgtattatcaaaagaaaaaaaatgacttttactCATAACCAAATGGCAACATCTGATTTTACGTCTTGGAACTCATTGTAGGTAAAGGATCGCGATCGCCTCCTAAGATTTGTTGGTCTCTGAGGTCTTCCCTCTATCAAATGTAAGTAGATCTCGGATTTCAGAAAGCGTTTATAACTGTCGTGTTCCATGAGCTGACACACTCTGCTTTGTGCTGCATCAAAACTGTGGAGAGTGGGCTGGGCGATGCTCTTAGTAATTACTTCTTTAGTATGAAAATCAAGGTTAACCTGCATAAACCAGAAAAAGGAATAATTATAGGATATTTACTACAACACCTTTGAGAACTATCTCAGACTCTTTAAATGTTGGAAGGGGGAAAGTGTGGACTGCTTGGTATTTCCTCCTAGCGCTCAGTGATCCAACATTGTATCTAGGCTGGTATTTccctgactcctctctctctttgttaGTAGTGTACTTATTCTAACTCAGTACCACTGAATAATGCATCTCATATGATCATTAATCAACTCACTCATTTTCACAGTGGGAAACTAACATCTCAGAACTTAAAGTGTTTAAGTTATAGAGAATGAGATGCTTGGGGCGTCATCGTGACATCAATAAGAGCTTTCTGTTCAGGCTCCTGATTTCTTCatcatgttatttttttctacaatCAAAACTGTGCCAACATATGATTCTGTCTTAAACACAACAATACCTATAATTTTGTTCTCATGCCCCAACTGATGTATCTGGTACTAATATTAtatttttgggtatatatccTGTTTTCTACATCTGAGTGGCCATGTAATCTGTTATAGTTTTACATAACTAAACTAAACTTTCTTAGAGCACCATAGCCACATAGAGAACATTGCATTACAGACTATATAGTAGCTTCCGCTTTAAAGATTTCATAGAAAGTCACACAATCGAGGTTTAGTTGCCGCCCTGTGGGTCTATTGGATCGTGATGGAATCTTTGAACATAGTGCAAAGAGCATAGGTTACTGAATTGCTACACTGAGTGGATTCTGGGATTctgatctctctccctctgtttccatatcctttctttccatgTTTTCCTATCTCTACTACCAGGCATAAAAAAAGAGCAAGTTCTTCTGCCATGCCTCTCTGCCTTTACAAATACGTTTGCTACAGTACCCCAAGCAACAGGACCCAATGTCCTCTAATAGGTgagaaaaaacattttctttttgtttttcaaattgaaTACGCTTAGTTACTGAAGGAAAGCTAGTACAATAGTATTAATTTGTAGTTAACTAGTGAGATAGCATCTTTTCTACCCTAGAAATGGAATTTATTGGGTACAGAACAGAAATATCAAaccatttaatattttatgacaGTCTAGCAATAGCTAAACTCCTAGTCCATTTACCAAGTGTACCACGAGATCAACCCGTTTAGTTTGTAATCAAAGGAAAGAACAATTGAAGCATTGTCAAATTAGAGTAACatcttttatctatttattttctccttttagcCTATCCCAGACTGATGAAATAATTTCTTTGGACAAACAAAACCCTTACATGGCTGTATACgataatcttattttaaaatcgTATTTGCTATTTTGGGGACATAGTGTGAGGATCAGAGAAGAACTTTGGGGAGATGGTTCCTTTTCCAACATGTTAAGACTAGGCATCGAACTTAAGTTCTTAGGTTTGGAGATAAGCACTTTTAACCAACTAAGCCATGCAGCTGGCTCACTTTAACCTTATAAAGCATGGCAGGATTTTTGCtttatgcttgtttgttttaacagtTTCAGGGATATTTAGATTCTAATAAGTAGTTGTTTCTGCTAATACAGTTAATACAGATTAGAGAAAGAATCAAAATGCTGCAGCACTGATCACTCTTCATCTGTCTCTGATAGCGACTATATACTTTAATCCATAATCATACTCCGTTAATAGTAGGACCCTGCAATTAAACAGTTTTGCTTTAAATGTGAAGTCTTGAGCTCCCCGATGGAATGAATGAAGAGTCCACTTTGGTCAAAGCAGACCCTATGAAGGTGTCAAGGTGTTCTATGTATTTCCATTTGTCACAGTACCTCTTTAGGGGCATCATTTTTAATGAATTTCTCATATATTGATTTTGCTTTTAGGATGAGTTGTTGAGGTTCCGTGCATTTCTTGAAGTCTTCACAGGCAACCCAAAATTCAATGTTTTCTTCACTGAATTCAGTTTTAAGAAATCTGGTAAATGCATCTACTCCATCTACCAAAAATAGATAATATTAAGTTAGTATGAAACAATCACGCTGGGAAGATGCCATACTTGATATTAAAGCATATAAAAATAGTAACGCCGAAGCTAAAATCTTCTAATTCAACAAGGCTCCACACATTTACACAGTAAATGTGGGCACTTTATATAAAGTAACTTTTTCAGCGAAGAAAGGAGGATATAATTTCTATAAAATAAGGCTATATCACACTTAGATCTAAATCTTTAACACTAAATGTAAAAAGGGCCATACTGCCTACTTTAATTTACATCTCTTCTATTCATGTCTCTCTAAGAGCACGAGGAATTTTAGTATAGACTTGTGAAACATTTCTTTTGTATTCCATTTTGCCCATTACCAAAATCATGTCTCTTGTACTAGAAACCCTCAAATTCTCTTTCCATCGTCTCTACAATTCATAGTTCTACAtggccttcttttcctatctaTCCACCAAAGAAACACTTCCAGTTCTAACTATGGACAGCCCTAAATGGTAGGATCTAAATGGGATGTCATCATCAAATCTGTCTACCCAGGGAGTAAGAGAACCTAGTTGCGGGGAATTAAAAAGGGTCCAAGAGCaaaaggggatggaggacaccaaaaaAGTAAGACCCTCTAAACCAACGGAATTGTTGCGCATAGTATCTGACAGAGGCAGCATACAATGAACCTATATGGTTTTTATTTAGATCGGGTCTAGAGCTAAATGGAGAAGTAGGTACACGTCCCCATTCTTAACCCAGAAGATACCCCCAATGAATAACTATTTGCAAATGGATATTTAATTTCTCCAAGGAAGTCTCTCTGGGAAAACAAGCCACTATTTGTTCTTCGTTTgcgttttttccccctttttttcatgagagagagagagagagagagagagagagagagagagagagagagagtgtgttatttttattttgtttgtttcatttttctgagacagtttctctgtgtagccctggatgtcctaaaACTTGGTCTATACAGGAGGCTGGCATTGATAGGCATgtactcccaccaccaccacattgcTAAAGTAATCCACTTTTAAGGATAGGCTACATGCCCAGCAgaagacaaacaacaaaaacagactcaATGGTGTCCATGGAAGTCCCTTGTTTCATGATAATatcacagatttttttctttttaagttgtattttttattttaattttttctttttaccttctaggtCTTTTTGtataagttttatttcttttatctttatttcttttcttgttacCTTCTAGGTattttgtatatgtattatgGCTTCTTGTTTTATGGAttttatgagtgtgtatatgactAAGTCTCTGCCTCTGATATTTCTTGGGTCTTTTCTTGAGCCATTTtacttctatttgtttgtttttatccaaCATCTatgtgtttgctttatttttattttatttcattattaaccTTTAGAAgcctatttttttgtttttgtttttgtttttttataaaagacagaaaagcTGTGAAAGGGGCAGGACTGAGAGAaatagagggaggagaaacaaTAACATTTGAGAACAAAAAATACTTTCAGTTTAAGAGAAAATTGATATGTACTTTTCTatgataaaagaagagaaaactatcACAGAATTAAAATGAATAGTACAGTTAGCTCCACATCATCATTTATGATTTctgtatctttctgtctcttttctgtccTACCTTATTACCCAATATAACATTTTCATGGTCACCTTTTTAGTAAGTAGGATATCTGAATCAGGTGGAGTTAAGAGGATCACATGGTTGAATACTTAGATTTTAAAACTTATATAAGCCATCTGTAGATGTTATGGGTGCTTAGCTTGGGGTATGTTTTGAACTCCTAACTATTAGTGTAAGGGTAGTTCTAACATTTTTGCCTTGTTTGGGGGCCTTTTTTATTCTACCAGGTTGCCTCATTCAGCCTTGGTCTAAGGGTTTGTATTCTGTATTAAGTTGATATCTCTGGGAAGCCAGGGGGCAATGAAGACAATTCTAAAAGGAAGCTTATAGCTCTAAGTATgtagatttaaaaatatgaatgcgATATTATATAAACAACCAGATGCTAAATTTTCAGGcatcaaaacaaaaagcaaacaagcaaaaaacaagaacaaactaaTTAC
It contains:
- the Rgs18 gene encoding regulator of G-protein signaling 18 — protein: MEMSLVFFSHLNMCESKEKTFFKLMHGSGKEETNIEAKIRAKEKRNRLSLLLQRPDFHGETHTSRSALLAKETRVSSEEALKWAESFDKLLSHRDGVDAFTRFLKTEFSEENIEFWVACEDFKKCTEPQQLILKAKSIYEKFIKNDAPKEVNLDFHTKEVITKSIAQPTLHSFDAAQSRVCQLMEHDSYKRFLKSEIYLHLIEGRPQRPTNLRRRSRSFTYNEFQDVKSDVAIWL